The Thermodesulfobacteriota bacterium sequence TACCATAATAGCGTCCGTCACTTTTTCTGTTTTTACTTTTAGGACCTCGATATCAATGTACTCTGGTGCAGATTCTTGCATTTCTTTATAGGCGCTAGGAGGAAGATCGGCCAAGCCTGGTTGGACGCTAATCAAGAGAACCATCGTTATCGAGAGAAGAGTTATCTGAATGTTTAAACGAAGCTTCGAATCTTTTTTCATATTTTAACCATCCGATACTTACGGGTAACTTCTTGTCACCATTATCTCACGAAGAGTTAACACTTGTCAATTAAATCTAAGGTAGAATTAAAAAGTATTATATCGGGGAAGGGATTGTGGAAAGCCTGATTTGAAAGATGTTCGATTGCAGGGTCATGAGCCGGGGATAAAAGATGGGAAAAGCGGGAAAGCCGTATTTAGAAATAGGTAGCAAGGATAGTTTGGAGAAGCTAAATATCAATATTTATGACTCCATAAAACACATCGACAAGGAGCAATACAATCATATTGTAGACCCGGACAACCCATTTCTGGAGTATGAGTTTTTAGAAGCACTCGAGGAGTCGGGCTGCGTAGGGCCAAAAACAACCTGGCTCCCTTATTACATAGTGCTCTCCGATAAGGGGAAAGTAGTTGGAGCCGTGACCTTTTATATTCGATACGATTCCTACGGCGAATTCATCTTTGACTGGGAATGGGCCCGGGCATATCAAAATGCAAGACTCCCTTATTATCCCAAAGCAGTGGTGGCGATACCCTTTACCCCGACCACGGGGGTGCGTATTCTGGTCCATCCCCATTATTCTTTTGATGAATGCGCAGAGCTAATGGTTAGGTATTTGATTGAGTTTTGCCGGGAGGAAAATTTATCTTCAATTCATTTTTTATTTTTAACCGGGAGAGAGCAGGTTTTTCTTGAAAATCTGGGTTTTCTCTCAAGGAAAACGTATCAATATCACTGGAGGAATAGGGATTATAAAAACTTTGAGGACTTCTTGGATGATTTGCGCTCCAATAGGAAGAAACAAATAAGAAAGGAGAGAAGGTTTCTAGAACAGCTAGGACTAGAGATAAAAATAGTCGAGGGAGAAGATATAAAGAAGGAACATATAGATGCCATGTGGCGATTCTACATGGACACGCATTCTAGAAAGTGGGGCAGCGCCTATCTCAATAAGAAATTCTTTGACCAAATTTTTGATAATTTCAGACGCCGTCTGGTCATGGTCTTAGCCAGGGAGGGGAGAAAGTGGATTGGGGGGACTTTTAACCTAGTGGGGGGAAAGAGGCTTTTTGGACGCTATTGGGGGACAACTTCTGCCCATGATAACCTGCACTTTGAATGTTGTTTCTACAGTCTGATTGACTATGCTATAAAAAATAAAATAGAGGTGTTTGAGGCCGGAGCACA is a genomic window containing:
- a CDS encoding GNAT family N-acetyltransferase codes for the protein MGKAGKPYLEIGSKDSLEKLNINIYDSIKHIDKEQYNHIVDPDNPFLEYEFLEALEESGCVGPKTTWLPYYIVLSDKGKVVGAVTFYIRYDSYGEFIFDWEWARAYQNARLPYYPKAVVAIPFTPTTGVRILVHPHYSFDECAELMVRYLIEFCREENLSSIHFLFLTGREQVFLENLGFLSRKTYQYHWRNRDYKNFEDFLDDLRSNRKKQIRKERRFLEQLGLEIKIVEGEDIKKEHIDAMWRFYMDTHSRKWGSAYLNKKFFDQIFDNFRRRLVMVLAREGRKWIGGTFNLVGGKRLFGRYWGTTSAHDNLHFECCFYSLIDYAIKNKIEVFEAGAQGDHKFLRGFAAMPTYSSHFIFHEGARIAISDYLRKERNHNTKLIEDLNRKSPLKYLHGQEET